A portion of the Salvia hispanica cultivar TCC Black 2014 unplaced genomic scaffold, UniMelb_Shisp_WGS_1.0 HiC_scaffold_957, whole genome shotgun sequence genome contains these proteins:
- the LOC125200419 gene encoding uncharacterized protein LOC125200419 isoform X1, protein MAGRRVLSVLKNRPAAPKPPPEPAPQPSAPADEGRSKSWGRRIVSGALLCLTGGVALSALDDLVIYQGCSSKAMEKASKNKAIIDAIGEPIVRGPWYNASLAVAHKRHSVSCTFPVSGPQGSGIFQLKAVCNEDQGLFSILRARDWEILIMEALLHVPGNDEKERTFRINISDDPPLECKSCVAACPSTPTLNCHPLLRTINRSFLSRFLSVNNSFIFSLFQSVTMLSSLKSQCSIILLLGF, encoded by the exons ATGGCGGGCCGAAGGGTCCTCTCCGTGCTCAAAAACAGACCAGCGGCGCCGAAACCGCCTCCAGAGCCCGCGCCACAGCCCTCCGCGCCAGCAGATGAAGGGAGATCGAAATCATGGGGTCGTAGAATAGTCTCGGGAGCATTACTCTGCTTGACAGGGGGCGTAGCTTTGAGTGCTCTTGATGACCTAGTCATTTACCAAGGCTGCAGCAG CAAGGCAATGGAGAAAGCCAGCAAGAACAAGGCAATAATTGACGCAATTGGGGAGCCAATTGTGCGAGGTCCTTGGTATAACGCATCACTTGCTGTAGCACACAAGCGGCACTCTGTATCTTGCACCTTTCCCGTCTCTGGACCTCAAGGCTCTGGAATATTTCAGCTGAAAGCAGTATGCAATGAAG ATCAGGGTCTGTTTTCCATCTTGCGTGCCCGTGACTGGGAGATCCTTATCATGGAAGCTCTCCTTCACGTTCCTGGCAACGATGAGAAGGAACGGACATTCCGAATAAACATTTCAGATGATCCCCCTCTCGAATGCAAGTCGTGTGTTGCTGCTTGCCCTTCCACCCCTACCCTCAACTGCCACCCATTGCTCAGAACAATCAATCGTAGCTTCTTATCAAGGTTTCTTTCTGTGaacaattcatttatattttctttatttcaatcgGTAACTATGTTATCGTCCCTAAAATCTCAGTGttcaataatactattattggGATTTTGA
- the LOC125200417 gene encoding probable dual-specificity RNA methyltransferase RlmN — protein sequence MRPMAALRHAPIARAAQFRALAVSCGVGSPEAAAKAATAPPVSQKMAPGVLIGMSESDLQQLALEFGQDKYRGKQLHQLLYKRKIREIQDLSQVPLAFRNELQEAGWRVGRSPVYKEVTAADGTVKLLLKLEDNRLVETVGIPVEDSKGSVRLTACVSSQVGCPLRCSFCATGKGGFARNLKSHEIVEQVLALEEIFKRRVTNVVFMGMGEPMLNLKEVLEAHRCLNKDIQIGQRMITISTVGVPNTIKRLASHKLQSTLAVSLHAPNQKLEQIVPSAKSYPLDALMNDCKQYLLETSRRVSFEYTLLAGVNDAVDHAIELAELLHKWGPGYHVNLIPFNPIDGSEYKRPYRKAVLAFSAALESRKVTVSVRQTRGLDASAACGQLRNEFQKVPLLGDVQVEEPQQAEESQQVEESELEMAVSS from the exons ATGAGGCCAATGGCCGCCTTGCGCCACGCGCCAATTGCTCGCGCCGCACAATTCCGCGCCCTAGCAGTTTCCTGCGGCGTCGGAAGCCCGGAAGCCGCCGCCAAAGCAGCCACCGCGCCTCCTGTCAGCCAAAAAATGGCACCGGGGGTGCTCATCGGCATGTCGGAGTCGGACCTCCAGCAGCTCGCTCTCGAATTCGGACAG GACAAGTATAGAGGCAAGCAATTGCATCAATTGCTGTACAAGAGGAAGATTAGAGAGATTCAGGATCTTAGTCAGG TGCCATTGGCATTCAGGAATGAGCTTCAGGAAGCAGGGTGGAGAGTGGGCCGATCGCCTGTTTACAAGGAAGTCACTGCTGCTGATGGCACTGTTAAG TTGCTCTTAAAGCTGGAGGACAATAGGCTGGTCGAAACTGTTGGCATACCTGTTGAAGATTCAAAAGGTTCAGTTCGACTGACGGCATGTGTCTCGTCACAG GTTGGTTGTCCGCTACGCTGTTCCTTCTGTGCTACTGGCAAGGGAGGTTTTGCAAGGAACCTTAAGAGCCATGAAATTGTTGAACAG GTTTTGGCACTTGAAGAGATCTTCAAGCGTAGAGTTACAAATGTTGTGTTTATGGGGATGGGTGAGCCTATGTTGAATTTGAAAGAagttcttgaagcacaccgtTGCTTGAACAAG GATATTCAAATTGGGCAACGGATGATAACAATTTCAACTGTTGGAGTTCCAAACACGATCAAGAGACTGGCATCTCACAAACTTCAATCTACATTAGCTGTCAG CTTACATGCACCAAACCAGAAACTGGAACAGATTGTGCCAAGTGCAAAGTCATATCCTTTGGACGCACTCATGAATGACTGTAAACAGTACTTGCTCGAGACCAGCAGACGAGTATCCTTTGAGTACACATTATTAG CTGGAGTCAATGATGCGGTAGATCACGCGATAGAGCTAGCGGAGCTTCTTCACAAATGGGGTCCTGGTTATCATGTAAACCTAATACCTTTCAATCCAATAGATGGCTCTGAATATAAGCGTCCCTATAGGAAAGCG GTCCTTGCATTTTCCGCTGCTCTAGAGTCTCGTAAAGTCACTGTCAGTGTACGCCAAACACGAGGATTGGATGCCAGTGCAGCCTGTGGGCAGCTAAGGAATGAGTTCCAGAAAGTCCCTTTGCTTGGTGATGTCCAAGTCGAAGAACCTCAACAAGCCGAAGAATCTCAACAAGTCGAAGAATCGGAACTTGAGATGGCAGTTTCCTCCTGA
- the LOC125200419 gene encoding uncharacterized protein LOC125200419 isoform X2 produces MAGRRVLSVLKNRPAAPKPPPEPAPQPSAPADEGRSKSWGRRIVSGALLCLTGGVALSALDDLVIYQGCSSKAMEKASKNKAIIDAIGEPIVRGPWYNASLAVAHKRHSVSCTFPVSGPQGSGIFQLKAVCNEDQGLFSILRARDWEILIMEALLHVPGNDEKERTFRINISDDPPLECKSCVAACPSTPTLNCHPLLRTINRSFLSS; encoded by the exons ATGGCGGGCCGAAGGGTCCTCTCCGTGCTCAAAAACAGACCAGCGGCGCCGAAACCGCCTCCAGAGCCCGCGCCACAGCCCTCCGCGCCAGCAGATGAAGGGAGATCGAAATCATGGGGTCGTAGAATAGTCTCGGGAGCATTACTCTGCTTGACAGGGGGCGTAGCTTTGAGTGCTCTTGATGACCTAGTCATTTACCAAGGCTGCAGCAG CAAGGCAATGGAGAAAGCCAGCAAGAACAAGGCAATAATTGACGCAATTGGGGAGCCAATTGTGCGAGGTCCTTGGTATAACGCATCACTTGCTGTAGCACACAAGCGGCACTCTGTATCTTGCACCTTTCCCGTCTCTGGACCTCAAGGCTCTGGAATATTTCAGCTGAAAGCAGTATGCAATGAAG ATCAGGGTCTGTTTTCCATCTTGCGTGCCCGTGACTGGGAGATCCTTATCATGGAAGCTCTCCTTCACGTTCCTGGCAACGATGAGAAGGAACGGACATTCCGAATAAACATTTCAGATGATCCCCCTCTCGAATGCAAGTCGTGTGTTGCTGCTTGCCCTTCCACCCCTACCCTCAACTGCCACCCATTGCTCAGAACAATCAATCGTAGCTTCTTATCAAG TTAG